The Corythoichthys intestinalis isolate RoL2023-P3 chromosome 1, ASM3026506v1, whole genome shotgun sequence genome has a segment encoding these proteins:
- the LOC130922213 gene encoding uncharacterized protein LOC130922213 isoform X1: MDAEQCGEISSSAIVTSLGSSPRSSNHCTSVTSCNANCSGNTSYISHPITVAPLPRTSKQSKYNKKQHCFYCKKPISKLARHLESAHSTQPDVAKALSYDKRSRERRDLLRFLKKKGNFTHNARVINCGAGEMVACRRPKKTTQSDGYRHCRFCQGLYARASLWRHVKNCPQKSFEVGPSAGQKRIQLVLPRPEQVSEAVWKIACEMNQDNISSVVRSERHILSLGESLYNARKPQERRNDYIRQKMREMARLLITARAITPLKTTEDLVMPGNFPHVIQAVRAVAGYDLESNSYKTPSLALKLGHSLAKVAGIVQCSAIIANCSSIAESAKQFVTLYEKNWNETISASALGTLQQAKWNKPQVLPFTQDVSLLHNFLATESAKCMKDLEEKPNSITYGNLAKVTLTQVILFNRKRQGEVSKMDLQSFTSRNRAELNPDIMMCLSELERKLAKHFDRVEIRGKRSRMVPVLLTPSMISAMEFLVNKRNDCQVDTKNVYLFARPIVLSHYRGCDCLHKFANQCGAKHPEALTSTKLRKQVATLSTVLNLKENEMDQLATFLGHDIRVHREFYRLPDSTLQLAKVSKLLMAMEKGQLSDFQGKGLDDIEINPEDDIPTSDDDDDDDYDSSKEMTTDLREQKGSRTETFGHPSHVPASTMPDTMDRTAVSTSFNNIEDTSASTLFGDMEDIPASTSFDNMDDSQQRTALQPSSPQTRSRCSSKKKQGGKARSKWTEGEVKAVERHMLDFISNLKVPGKKSCEACLQAEPAALKERDWVAIKYYIHNRIVTLKRKMNN; the protein is encoded by the exons ATGGATGCAGAACAGTGTGGGGAAATCTCCAGTTCAGCGATAGTTACAAGTTTAGGTTCATCACCGAGAAGCAGCAATCATTGCACTTCAGTGACAAGTTGCAATGCTAATTGTTCAGGGAACACATCATACATTAGCCACCCCATAACGGTAGCACCATTGCCAAGGACATCAAAACAAagcaaatacaacaaaaaacagcattGTTTTTATTGTAAAAAGCCCATTTCTAAGTTGGCAAGACACCTTGAATCTGCCCACAGTACACAGCCTGATGTTGCAAAGGCTTTAAGTTACGATAAAAGGTCCCGGGAAAGAAGAGATTTGTTACGCTTTCTTAAGAAGAAGGGAAATTTTACTCATAATGCCAGAGTGATCAACTGTGGTGCTGGGGAAATGGTTGCTTGTCgaagacccaaaaagacaacacAGTCTGATGGCTACCGTCACTGCAGGTTTTGTCAAGGACTATATGCAAGAGCTAGCCTTTGGAGGCATGTGAAAAACTGCCCTCAGAAGTCTTTTGAGGTGGGACCTTCGGCTGGGCAAAAACGAATTCAGCTGGTCTTACCGAGACCTGAACAAGTCAGTGAAGCCGTTTGGAAGATTGCTTGTGAAATGAACCAGGACAACATTTCCTCTGTAGTAAGGAGTGAAAGACACATCCTTTCCCTTGGTGAGTCATTATACAATGCCAGAAAACCACAAGAGAGAAGAAATGACTACATTCGCCAAAAAATGAGAGAGATGGCAAGATTATTGATAACAGCAAGAGCTATAACCCCGTTGAAAACCACAGAAGACCTTGTTATGCCGGGTAACTTCCCCCATGTCATCCAAGCAGTGAGGGCTGTTGCAGGTTATGATTTGGAAAGCAACTCTTATAAAACTCCATCCTTGGCTCTGAAATTAGGACACAGTTTGGCCAAAGTTGCAGGCATTGTGCAGTGCAGTGCCATTATTGCAAATTGTAGTAGTATTGCAGAGTCAGCCAAGCAGTTTGTTACTCTATATGAGAAAAATTGGAATGAAACCATTTCAGCTTCCGCATTGGGTACACTTCAACAAGCGAAGTGGAATAAACCACAGGTTTTACCATTTACACAGGATGTTTCACTGCTGCACAACTTTCTTGCTACTGAGTCAGCTAAGTGTATGAAGGACTTGGAGGAAAAACCCAACAGCATAACCTATGGAAATCTTGCTAAGGTGACTTTGACACAAGTCATactttttaacagaaaaaggcAAGGGGAAGTTTCAAAAATGGACCTACAGTCTTTCACATCCCGGAATCGCGCAGAGTTGAATCCGGACATTATGATGTGTCTTTCTGAGTTAGAAAGAAAGCTTGCAAAGCACTTTGACAGAGTTGAGATCCGTGGTAAAAGGTCAAGAATGGTACCTGTGCTTCTCACCCCGAGTATGATTTCTGCAATGGAGTTCCTTGTGAACAAGAGAAATGATTGTCAAGTCGACACAAAAAATGTGTACCTGTTTGCCCGTCCAATTGTACTTTCACATTACAGAGGCTGTGATTGCCTCCACAAGTTTGCAAACCAATGTGGTGCAAAACACCCAGAAGCACTCACTTCCACAAAACTTAGGAAGCAAGTTGCCACCTTGTCCACAGTACTGAACctaaaagaaaatgaaatggatcaacttgccacCTTTCTCGGACACGACATCCGTGTCCACCGAGAATTTTACCGCCTCCCAGACAGTACCCTGCAGCTTGCAAAAGTCAGCAAACTGTTGATGGCAATGGAGAAAGGACAACTCTCTGACTTTCAGGGAAAAGGGCTGGATGATATTGAGATCAATCCTgaag ATGACATACCCActagtgatgatgatgatgatgatgattatgATTCGAGCAAAGAAATGACCACTGACCTTCGTGAACAAAAAG GCTCAAGAACTGAGACCTTTGGACACCCAAGCCATGTGCCTGCCTCAACCATGCCGGACACCATGGATCGCACTGCTGTCTCAACTTCTTTCAATAACATCGAAGACACTTCTGCCTCAACTTTGTTTGGTGACATGGAAGACATACCTGCTTCGACATCATTTGACAACATGGATG ATTCCCAGCAAAGGACAGCACTTCAACCGAGTTCACCCCAAACACGGTCAAGGTGCTCCAGCAAGAAGAAGCAAG GTGGAAAGGCGAGAAGTAAGTGGACAGAGGGTGAAGTGAAAGCTGTTGAGCGGCACATGTTGGATTTCATAAGCAACCTGAAAGTACCAGGTAAAAAGAGCTGTGAGGCTTGCCTCCAAGCTGAGCCAGCAGCTCTGAAAGAGAGAGACTGGGTTGCTATTAAATACTACATTCACAACAGAATAGTAACCTTAAAGAGAAAGATGAATAATTAG